The Desulfococcus multivorans DNA window GACCCTCATCCGCGAATCAGATGCCGTAGACCTTTCTTCTGCGCCAGAGCGTTGCGGGATCGATGCCCAGAACCTCCGAGGCCTCCTGGAGCGAAGCGGTGTTGGCGATGACCCTTCTGATGTGCAGCTCTTCGATGACGGACAGGGGAACCCGGTCCCCGATGGCGGGAGCGCTTGCGGTGGGAACGGTGCCGCCGGGCAGATCCGTCGTGGCGATCCGGTTGCCGGTGCCGAGGATTACCGCCCGCTCGACAGCGTTGCGGAGTTCACGGACATTGCCGGGCCAGTCGTGGCTCACAAGAAATTTCTCGGCATCCCGCGTAAATCCGAGGATGGATTTGAAATTCTCCCGGCAGAGATGGACAAGAAAATCCATAGCCAGCGGCAGAATATCCTCGGGCCTCTCCCGCAGCGGCGGGATCCTCAAAGGGATGACGTTGATTCGGTAGAACAGGTCTTCGCGGAAACGACCCTCGGCCACCCGTTTTTCAAGATCGACGTTGGTGGCGGCGATGATGCGCACATCCGCTTTCCGCGAGGCGGTTTCACCGAGACGTTCGTAGGTTTTTTCCTGAATGAACCGCAGCAGCTTGGCCTGTACCGGCAGGGCCATGTCGCCGATCTCGTCCAGAAGGAGGGTGCCGCCTTCGCAGGCCGCAATGCGTCCCGGATGGTGCCGAATCGCCCCCGTGAAGGCGCCTTTGGCGTGTCCGAACAGCTCGCTTTCAAGAAGATCGGCCGGGACCGCAGGGCAGGCCACCACCGCCATGGGCTTTCCGGTCCTCGGGCTCCAGTGGTGGATGGCCTTGGCAAACACCGACTTGCCCGTGCCGCTCTCCCCCTGAAGCAGGATAATAGCTTCTGAGGCGGCGGCCTTTCTCGCGGTTTCGATAACGCGCTGCATGCCTGCGTTTCTGCTGTGAAGCCGGTCTTCCGGGCCCGGCGGCGGCATGCCTTCCCTGAGCACCGCGATCTCGGTTTCCAGGTTTCGAATTCTGCCGATCCGCTGGGTGATGAACCTGACCTGGTCAGGGGTGAAAGGCTTGACGATGTAATCAGCGGCACCGCGCCGCATGGCATCCACGGCGCTTTCGATGGTGGCGTGGGCCGTAATGACCACGATCTGGGTCCAGGGTGAGTCCGATGCCAGGACGGGAATCAGGTCCATGCCGTTTTCCTCCCCCAGCCTGAGATCCACGAAGGCCAGGTCAAAAGATCGTCTCCGGGCCTCCTCGACGGCGTCTGCGGGATTGCTCACTGCCGTGACGTCATGGCCTTCGGCCGTCAGGCAATAAGAGAGGGTTTTGCGAATATTGGCGTCGTCGTCGACGATGAGGATGCCGAGGGAAATCATGTTAGTGCAGCTCCTTGATCTCCTTCAAATCCTTTTCTCTTCCCAAAATGACGAGGACATCGCTTTCCTTGACCGTGAAATCAGCGTTGGGCACCATGACGAACCGGTCCGATGCCAACTCCTTGACGGCGATGATGTTGATCTCGTAGCGTTTGCGCAGATCCAGCTCCTTGAGCGATTTGCCGATGAAGGAGGAAGGGGGATCGATTTGGACGATGGTATAATCTTCCTCGAGAGGCAGGAATTCAAGGATGTTCGGCGAGGTCAAGCGGAGGGCCAGGCGATAGGCCATATCCATGCCCGGTCGAATGATTTCCGTGGCCCCCAGCTGTTTGAGGATCTCCCCGTGATCATCGTCCTCGGCCTTGATAATAATACGTTTGATCCCCATTCGGCTGAGGTGGAAGCAGATCAGGATGCTGGGCTTGATGTCGGCGCCCGTGCTCACGATGACGGCGTCCATCTCGTCAAGCCCCAACCCCTTGAGTGCCTCGATATCGGTCACGTCCTGGACGATGGCGCTGGTGCAGTGGGGCTCGATGGCCTGAATCCGCTCCTTGCTGAGATCGATGGCGATCACCTCGTTTTTGGCTTCGTAAAGCGCTTTGGCGACATAATAGCCGAAGCTCCCCGTACCGATGACGGCGAATCGTTTCATGCTTACCTCTGTTTTACTCTATCCGATCATCATGTTTTCCTCGGCGTACCGCACGCCCTTGGTGGCCTCCCCGCCGGCGACGATATAGGTGAACGCGGGAACGCCCACACGGCCCACGATCATCAGTCCGACAATCACCAACTTGCCGGCCGGTGTCAACATCGAGGTGATTCCCATGGACAGGCCGACGGTGCCGAACGCCGAAACGGTTTCGAAAAGAAAGCTCAAAAATTGGCGATTTCCCTGAACGCGTCCACCGTGATCCGGATCTATGAAAAGGATCAGAAAGACGGCGACGCAGATCGCGGCCAACGAAAACACCAGCACTGAAATGCTTTTCGTCACCGTATCCTCGGGAACGGTTTTGCCGAAGAGATTGACGCATTTGTAACGCATCAGACGGCTCCATGAAAAGGCCGTCAGCACGGTAAAGGTGGTTGTTTTCATGCCGCCGCCGCACGATCCCGGAGAAGCCCCCACCAGCATCAGGAACATCATGAACAGCAGCGTCGCTGTATTGAGCGAGGCGATATCCACCGTATTGAACCCCGCGGTGCGGCAGGTGACGGATTGAAATATCGCAGTGAGGACTCCCTTCCACCAGCCCATCGATGACAGGAGGTTCCATTCGGATATCAGGATCACCAGGACGCCCGTTAAAATCAGGCCGAGGCTCGCCGCGATCACGCTTTTGGTCTGAATGGAAACCTTGCTGCTTTCCCGCAGAACAACCCCCCGGTAAAGTTCGTAAACCACGGGAAATCCGATGCCTCCCAGGATGATGAGCGCACACACGGTCATATTCAACATCACGGACGCCTGATCCGCCATGAGGTTATTGCTGAACTGAGAGAAGCCGGCGTTGCAGAAAGCGGAAACGGAATGGAAAACGGCTTTGTAGAGCGCTTCGGAAACCGGATAGACCGGCTGCCAGTGGACGAAGAGGACTACGGCGCCCGCCGTTTCGACCGCAAAGGTGAAATAGAGCACCGAACGGATCAGATGATAGATATCCTCCCTCGGAGTATGGGAAAAAACCTCCTGCATGGCCATCCGCTGCTGAAACACCACCCTTTTGCCGATCACCTGAAACAGCGCTACGGAGATCGTCATGATCCCCAGTCCGCCGATCTGGATCAGAAAGAGGATAACGCCCTGTCCCAAGGGGGTGAAATAGGTGCCGGTATCCACGACGATCAGGCCGGTAACGCAAACCGCGGACGTGGCCGTGAAAAGAGCGTCGATCACGCCGATGTAGCCCTTCACCGTGGCTCCCGGCATCATCAGGGCGGCGGTGCCGACGGCGATGGCCGCCAGATAGCTCATCATCAGCAGGTTGGTGGGGTGGGCACGCCGGAGGCGATTTTGAAACCAGAAGGTCATTTCGTTACCCCCTGCCGCGACGCTTGAGGGGACGTCTCATCCAGGATACCCCTGACCTTGATGCCCAGATCCTTTCTGGAAAAAGGCTTCTGAATGAAGTACACACCCACGTCCAGCACACCCCTGTGGGCGATGACGTTGGCGGTGTAGCCGGACATGAACAGGGTTCTGATCTCCGGACAACGAGCTTTCAGTTGATTCGCCAGATCGCGTCCGTTCATTTCGGGCATGACCACATCGGTGACGAGCAGATGGATTTTGTCCACGTGCGCATCAGCCAGGCGCATTGCCGAGGTTGGGGTGTCCGCGGTCAGTACGCGATAACCCAACCCCTCCAGCATCATTGCGCCTACCTTCAGGATAGCCGGTTCGTCCTCCACCAGGAGGATCGTTTCACCTCGGCCCAAGGGAATCTCGACGGGCGGATCAGGTGAAGACGTCGTCGCCGGCCCCTGATGACGGGGCAGGTAGATCTTGAAGGTCGTTCCCTTGCCGGGTTCACTGTAAACATTGATAAACCCGTTGTTCTGTTTGACGATACCGTACACCGTGGCCAATCCCAGACCGGTGCCTCGTCTGACGTCCTTGGTGGTGAAAAACGGTTCGAAGATGCTTTCGAGGGTTTCCTTGTCCATACCCCGACCGTCGTCGCTTGCGGCCAGCAATACATATTCGCCGGGGATGCAATCGGGGTGATGGGCACAATAGGCTTCGTCGAAGGTGATGTTTTCTGTTTCAATCATCACCTTGCCCACGCCTGAAATGGCATCCCGGGCGTTGAGGCAGAGATTGGCAAGAATCTGTTCGATTTGCGATGGATCTATTTTTACGGGCCATGATCGGTGTTTCGGAAACCATCTCAGGTCGATGTCCTCGCCGATCAGGTGTCGCAGCATTTTGAGCATGCCTTCAACGGTTTCATTCACGTCGAGCACTCTGGGGCTGACGGTCTGGCGGCGCGCGAAAGCCAGCAATTGTCGGGTGATTTCGGAGGAGCGTCTGGCGGCGTCAAAAATTTCCATGAGATCGTCGTGCAGGGGATCGGACGGATCGACCTTCTTAAGGGCCAGCTCCGTATAACCGAGAATTACGCCGAGCATGTTGTTGTAGTCATGGGCCACGCCTCCGGCCAGGCGACCCACGGACTCCAGTTTCTGGGCCTGCTGCAGCTGGGCCGCCATGGCCAGGTTTTCAGTGATGTCGTGGGCCACCCCCACGTAGTTGACGGTGCGACCTGCGGCGTCACGAACCGGAGCGATGGTCACCTCCTGAGTCAAGAGGGTCCTGTCCTTGCGTTGGTTGACCATGCGTCCCTGAAAAACGCGGCCGATTGCCAGGGTTTCCCGTAAAATTCGATAGTAGGCGTCATCATGGCGTCTGTTTTCGAGCGCGCACGGGGTTTGACCGACGGCTTCCCTCCGGGTATATCCCGTTACCCGTTCGAATGCCGGATTGACGTACTGGATGACCCCGTCGGGATCGGTCATGACAATCGTCTCCCCGGCCTGTTCGATGGCTGAAAGGAGCCGTTCACGCTCGATTTCGGCCTGCTTGCGTCGAGTAATGTCGCGGATATTGAATTGTATAATCCTGTTGTGATCCACCCGATAACTGGTGCCGACAAACTCAATCTCGACGATTCGTCCGTCGGCGGTTTCCAAGGCCGCATCGTCGCAGTGGAAAACATTTTTTCCCTGCAGCGTTTCAAGGGCATCCTCGAACAGGGTCATTCGGGTGAAGGGACCGAGCTCTCCGAGATCCTTTCCCACGATCGTCTCATGGGACATGTCCACCATCCGTAACAACGACGGGTTGGCATCCAGTACTCTACCTGTGTCGGCGTTCAGAACCAGAATGCCGTCTCCGGCGGATTCAAAAAGTCGCCGGTAGCGCTGCTCGGCCTTTTGCCGATCCGCCTCGGTACGTTTGCGTGCCGCGATTTCCCAGATCATGTCCGAAAGGGAAGCGAGCTCGGCGGCCTCCTTGTCGGTATAATCGCCCTGTTTACCGCTCACCCCAAGGACGGCGACCGTCTGGTCCTTGTGTATCACGGGAACCACCAGTTCGCGATAACGCCGGATGCCGCCGTCGCCCGACACTTGTCGGCCTTTCGATGGGATGTCGTCATTGCGGATGATCGGTTTGTTCCGCCGCACGCATTCTGCTATTGCGTCGGTTGGCTCGATGGGGTCGTTCGGGATCTGCTCTCCGGTCCGGTGGAATCCGATCAGCGCTGGAGTCTGTCCCCGTGCGCCGGAAGGGGTGTGGGAATCGGTTTCCACAAATCCAAACCATCCGCTGGGGCTCTCGACCCGTTCGGTGACGATTTCCAGCGCTCGAGTCATCATCTCGTCAAGGGTGTGGGTCGCGGCATATTCGATCAGGTCCGATCGGATTTCGCTGGTTCGCCGGGCGCGGCGTTCTTCGGTCTGATCCCTGAAAACCAGCACTACTCCGATGATCTCGCCGTCGGCGTCACGAATGGGTGCGCCCGAGTCGGCTATGGGCCGTCGGGTGCCGTCTCTCGCGATAAGCAGGGGATGGCGGGTCAACCCTATCACGGCACCCTCCCGCAACACCTTTGCCGGCAAGCTTTCTACCGTCTTCCCCGTTTCCTCGTCGACGATCCGAAGGATCTCGTCCAGCGGTTTTCCGTGGGCCTCGACATCTCCCCAGCCGGTGAGGGCCTCGGCCGCTGGGTTGAGCAATTCCACCATGCCCCGGGCGTCGGCGACGATCACGGCGTCTCCGATGGATTTCAATGTGATGCCGTAACGTTCGAGGCTGTTGCGGAGGGCCGCCTCGGAAACATAGAGCGCTCGAAAATGAATATTTCTTTCATGCTGTCGCAGGAGTATCGCGATCGCCCCGATGAGCACCGTTGCTCCTGCAAGGAGCGCCCATATGAGGACGGATTGCCGGCGCCACTCGGCAAAGACCTCCGTCGTGTCCACCTTGGTCACCATGAACCAGGGCGAGTCAGGTATAGGGCGGATGACCGAGACCACCTCTACCCCCCGGTAGTCCCTGCCGCGAACGAAGCCTTCCCGGCCGAGCACCGCCATGACTGCGGGCATGTCCGTTCGAGTCAGGGGAATCCGCAGCTTGAGCGCCGTGTCGGGCTGATGACGCAGATCGTTGAGAAAGAGGACGTGTTCTCCGTCTTGCCGGACCAGCAGTGTCTCGGCGGTTTCGCTGCCGGTGGGCCAGGATTGGATCAGGGGATAGAGGAATCGGGCGGCATCGATGACCAGGATGACCGCGCCGACGGGCGTCGACACCGCTTCGTCATTTGAGAAAAGGGGTGCTATTACCGAGATGTGAGGCGTTTGACCTTGAGGATCGGTGTGAATATCCATTAGAACAGGGGTTTTCTCATGCACGGCGGCGGCCAGATCCGTCGCGTATACACCTTGAGCATACCTTTTGCCGCTCAGGCTCGACAACATCCTTCCGGTCGGATCTGTCAACAAAATGTCGGTGTAGTCGTGCTGTGTCGCCAGAATGCGAAAGCGCTCGCGAAGATCCTCGGCGTTTTCCGCGCCGGGATCGGCGGTGAAACGCACCACGCTTTGACGAAGATAGCCGTGCTCCTTCAATGCGGCGGCGTCTTCCAACTGGTCTGTGCGCCATGCGGCGATCTGATCTCCCTTGAGTCGCGCGACGGCGACCAGATCCTCCGCGACCTTTCGCCGTACGGCATCTTCCTGGGCGCGGTATAAACCCAGACCCCCGGTCGTAACGATCATCAGGGCCGTCAACAGGAGGATCAGGATCCAACGGGGCAACATCATTGTATCCGGTTTCATCTTTTACCGCCCGATGGGTATTTGGAGGCTGTTTCCGTGGAACGGTCGGGTGATCCTGCCGTGGAGGAGTTGATTGTCGGATGTCGATCTTGCCGCAGTGCCCATTCCCCTCCTTTTTCGCGATGCCGCAGTTTTTGCTTTCGGCGGTTTTCAGTGAAATAATGCCGGGATGCCGCTCTGAACTTCCGTTCAGAGCGATCTAGACGCGTTCTTCCCTAAAAATCAAGGCAAAATATGCCCGATATAGATATCTGAGCCGGCGCCGGAATGTGAGCATGAAAACATATGTTCAAGCCGGTGGCTGCCGTGTATCTTCACGACGGCGTTGCCACGCCTTTTCCATTTCAATCAACAACAACATCCCCAGACCCGGCCCTGCGCACACCAGCAACTCGCCGACGCCAAGGGGTACAACCTGGAAAAAAGGGGCAAAGAAGGGCACATAGAGGACCATTAGCTGAAGCAGTGCTGTAATCCCCACCAGTCCGATAAGCACCGGGTTGGAGAAGAACCCCATCGACATCAGCGAGGCCCGGGTCGATCGGGATGCCAGGGCCTGTCCCATCTGCATGAAGGCCAGGGTCGTAAAAATCATCGTCTGCCAGCGGTTGTCGGGATCCCTCACATCATGATAGAGCGCCCCCACGCCCAGGGCGGTAAGGCCGATGATCAGGCCTACCCAGATAACGTGTTGCGCCAGTACGCTGTCGAAGAGGGGCTCCTGGGGCCTTCGGGGCGGTCGTTTCATGGTATTGGGTTCAGGGATTTCAACGCCCAGCCCCAACCCGAGGAGGCCGTCGGTGAGGAGATTCAGCCACAGCAGCTGCAGGGGCAGCAGCGCCACGTTGATGCCTGTAAGCGGCGCCAGCAGCATGACCAGCACCTTACCGATATTGCCCGCAATGGAGAACTTGACGAAACGACGGATATTGTCGTAGATCACCCGTCCCTCCTCCACCGCCGAGACGATGGTGGCGAAGTTGTCGTCCAGCAGCACCATCTCCGATGCCTCTTTGGCCACGTCGGTGCCGGCGATCCCCATGGCGATGCCGATGTCGGCCTTGCGCAGAGCCGGTGAGTCGTTGACCCCGTCACCGGTCATGGCAACCACTTCACCCCGGGCCTGAAGCGCTTCGACGATGCGCAGTTTGTGCTCCGGCGTCACCCGCGCATAAACCGACACCTCACCTACCACGGCGGCCAATTCCTCCGGCGACATACGTCCCAGGTCCTGTCCTGTTTTGACGGACATGTTCTCGGTGATGCCCAGGTCGTGGGCGATGAAACGGGCGGTGAGCGGATGGTCTCCGGTGATCATGATCGGGCGCATGCCTGCTGTTCTGCAGACGGCTACGGCCGATTTTACTTCCGGGCGAGGCGGATCTATCATTCCCGTCAAACCGATGAAGATGAGGTCCTCTTCGATTGGTGCGGTGTCTGACTGCCAGCGAAGGGCCAATCCCAGCACCCGCATTCCGTTCTGAGCCATCTCGGTGTTCGCCGTGTCTATGCGTTTTCGCCAATGGTCATCCATGGGAACGGTTTCGCCTTTCAGCCAGATGTTTTGGCACAGCGGCAGCAGGCCGTCCACGGCCCCCTTTGTGAAGGCCACGAAGGGTGCGGGCGGATCGGCAAGGGCCCGCAGGGCCCGGGGCAGTTGTGCGAGATCTTCCGGAAGTCGGTGAACGGTGGTCATACGTTTGCGCTCTGCGTCAAAAGGCAGCTCCCCCACCCGGGGCGCAACGGCTTCCAGCTCTTTCCGGCGAAGGCCGGCCTGAGAGGCCGCCACCAGCAACGCCCCCTCGGTGGGGTCTCCCAGAGCCAGGTAGCGCCCGGTCTCGGGATCGGAGCGGAGGGACGCATCGTTGCAGAGGGCCCCGGCGGCCAGCGCCAAGCCGATTTCCGGGGGTTGGTTTTCCAGGAAGTCGGGGCTGGGATCCGGCACCCGAAGTGCGGCGGCGGGGTGGTGCGCCGTTCCCTGTAATTCCAGATAATGACCGGCGACGCTGATGATGGTAACGGTCATGCGATTTTCCGTCAATGTGCCGGTCTTGTCGGAGCAGATGGTGGTGACGGACCCGAGGGTCTCCACGGCGGGTAACTTCCGGATGAGGGCCCGGCGTCGCAGCATACGCTGCGCACCCAGAGCCAGGGTGACGGTGACCACGGCGGGCAGCCCTTCAGGCACCACGGCAACGGCGATGGCAACGGCGGTCAGGAACATATCCTGGAGAGATTCCCCCCGCAGTACCCCGATGGCCATAACCAGTGCGGCAACGATAACGCCGCCCACGGCCAGCTGTTTGCCGACCTGGTCCAGTCGTCGCTGCAGAGGCGTCATGCCGGTCTCAACGGATTGCAGAAGGGTGGCGATCCTGCCCAATTCCGTGTCCATCCCGGTGGCGACCACTACTGCGCTGCCCCGTCCATAGGTGGCGACGGTGCCCATGTAGGCCATATTGCGCCGGTCACCGAGGGAGACCTCCGTCTCCGGAATCGGATCGGTGTGCTTTTCCACCGCCTCGGACTCACCGGTCAGAGCGGCTTCCTGAATGCGCAGATTGACGCTCTCCAGCAACCGCAGGTCGGCAGGGACGGCGTTACCGGCTTCCAGCAACACGATGTCCCCGGGCACCAACTCCCGTGCCGTGAGTTCCCGCAGCGCCCCGCCGCGGCGGACCCGGACCAGCGGCACCGCCATTCGTTTGAGGGCCGCCATGGCCCGTTCGGCCTGATACTCCTGCAGAAAACCCAGCAGGGCAAAGAGCACAACAATAGCGGCGATGGCTGCCGTCTCCGTAACCTTGCCCAGAAATCCGGAAATGACGGCGGCGGCGATGAGGATCAACACCATGGTGTTGGTAAACTGGTCCCACAGCAGCCGCAGGGGAGAGATTCCACCCCTTTCCTGCAGTTCATTGGGGCCGTGCTGCGTCTTGCGGGCGGCCGCTTCGGTGTCGCTCAAACCGTGGATCATGTCGCTTCCGGTCGCCGTCAGGACATCTTCCGGGGTCAACGTATGCCATAATTTATGTGTCACGGGACGCCTCCGATCAGGATGGATACGGGTTTAAGAAGGATTGCCTGCTTCAGCTCAGTTAACCACAGATGTGACGATCGGATCAAACATTTCTTGACAAATCGCATAAGCGTTCTAATGTGAATTGTTATGTGGTGTCATACTTTGCAGGGTCTCCTTCGGACGACCTTTCTGTTGCATATGTATCCCGGATGATCGGTGCTCGGCATCGCGTGACGTTTTTATTCTCTTCCCGTTTATCCCCGCTTTTATGACCCCTGACCGCCGGAATCCCCCGTGGTGCGGCACGATTCAACAGCACTTCCGGTCAAGGTGCTGCCCGGTTGACCCACACCGCGGCTTGGCGTCTACTTCGACGGCTTTTCGGCAGCCCTGATACATAACCCTTGAAAACTGTCCGCTTGAAAGCGTTCACACGCGATCAAGAAGGAACATTTTTTCCAAAAGCGTATATCCGGCTATAGCGTCCGGGCGCCTGCATTGGAATCACAAGCCTGCGTCGGCAGGGAATGGTATTTCAGTTTCGCCTGACCCGGGCCCCGGTCAGCTATTCATGAATAGCCAAGGGAGGTCATGATATGAAAACAATGAGCGTAAATGGTAAAATGAAACCCGTGGACGACACGCGTATCATTACCGATGAATATACCGGCCACTTTCTCTATGTCAGCTACTCCCAGGAGATCAGCGGACAGTCCGTATTCAACAAGGACAGGGTGGATCTGACCGGAGATGGCGCCTTCCGGTTCAACATCCTCCCTCAGGATCAGATCGTCAATGAGATGGTCACCGTGGAGGCCTACGCGCCGGACGGCCAATTGCTGGGCCGGCAGGTATACAGCTATGATAGTTTAA harbors:
- a CDS encoding cation-translocating P-type ATPase, with protein sequence MTHKLWHTLTPEDVLTATGSDMIHGLSDTEAAARKTQHGPNELQERGGISPLRLLWDQFTNTMVLILIAAAVISGFLGKVTETAAIAAIVVLFALLGFLQEYQAERAMAALKRMAVPLVRVRRGGALRELTARELVPGDIVLLEAGNAVPADLRLLESVNLRIQEAALTGESEAVEKHTDPIPETEVSLGDRRNMAYMGTVATYGRGSAVVVATGMDTELGRIATLLQSVETGMTPLQRRLDQVGKQLAVGGVIVAALVMAIGVLRGESLQDMFLTAVAIAVAVVPEGLPAVVTVTLALGAQRMLRRRALIRKLPAVETLGSVTTICSDKTGTLTENRMTVTIISVAGHYLELQGTAHHPAAALRVPDPSPDFLENQPPEIGLALAAGALCNDASLRSDPETGRYLALGDPTEGALLVAASQAGLRRKELEAVAPRVGELPFDAERKRMTTVHRLPEDLAQLPRALRALADPPAPFVAFTKGAVDGLLPLCQNIWLKGETVPMDDHWRKRIDTANTEMAQNGMRVLGLALRWQSDTAPIEEDLIFIGLTGMIDPPRPEVKSAVAVCRTAGMRPIMITGDHPLTARFIAHDLGITENMSVKTGQDLGRMSPEELAAVVGEVSVYARVTPEHKLRIVEALQARGEVVAMTGDGVNDSPALRKADIGIAMGIAGTDVAKEASEMVLLDDNFATIVSAVEEGRVIYDNIRRFVKFSIAGNIGKVLVMLLAPLTGINVALLPLQLLWLNLLTDGLLGLGLGVEIPEPNTMKRPPRRPQEPLFDSVLAQHVIWVGLIIGLTALGVGALYHDVRDPDNRWQTMIFTTLAFMQMGQALASRSTRASLMSMGFFSNPVLIGLVGITALLQLMVLYVPFFAPFFQVVPLGVGELLVCAGPGLGMLLLIEMEKAWQRRREDTRQPPA
- a CDS encoding PAS domain S-box protein; protein product: MKPDTMMLPRWILILLLTALMIVTTGGLGLYRAQEDAVRRKVAEDLVAVARLKGDQIAAWRTDQLEDAAALKEHGYLRQSVVRFTADPGAENAEDLRERFRILATQHDYTDILLTDPTGRMLSSLSGKRYAQGVYATDLAAAVHEKTPVLMDIHTDPQGQTPHISVIAPLFSNDEAVSTPVGAVILVIDAARFLYPLIQSWPTGSETAETLLVRQDGEHVLFLNDLRHQPDTALKLRIPLTRTDMPAVMAVLGREGFVRGRDYRGVEVVSVIRPIPDSPWFMVTKVDTTEVFAEWRRQSVLIWALLAGATVLIGAIAILLRQHERNIHFRALYVSEAALRNSLERYGITLKSIGDAVIVADARGMVELLNPAAEALTGWGDVEAHGKPLDEILRIVDEETGKTVESLPAKVLREGAVIGLTRHPLLIARDGTRRPIADSGAPIRDADGEIIGVVLVFRDQTEERRARRTSEIRSDLIEYAATHTLDEMMTRALEIVTERVESPSGWFGFVETDSHTPSGARGQTPALIGFHRTGEQIPNDPIEPTDAIAECVRRNKPIIRNDDIPSKGRQVSGDGGIRRYRELVVPVIHKDQTVAVLGVSGKQGDYTDKEAAELASLSDMIWEIAARKRTEADRQKAEQRYRRLFESAGDGILVLNADTGRVLDANPSLLRMVDMSHETIVGKDLGELGPFTRMTLFEDALETLQGKNVFHCDDAALETADGRIVEIEFVGTSYRVDHNRIIQFNIRDITRRKQAEIERERLLSAIEQAGETIVMTDPDGVIQYVNPAFERVTGYTRREAVGQTPCALENRRHDDAYYRILRETLAIGRVFQGRMVNQRKDRTLLTQEVTIAPVRDAAGRTVNYVGVAHDITENLAMAAQLQQAQKLESVGRLAGGVAHDYNNMLGVILGYTELALKKVDPSDPLHDDLMEIFDAARRSSEITRQLLAFARRQTVSPRVLDVNETVEGMLKMLRHLIGEDIDLRWFPKHRSWPVKIDPSQIEQILANLCLNARDAISGVGKVMIETENITFDEAYCAHHPDCIPGEYVLLAASDDGRGMDKETLESIFEPFFTTKDVRRGTGLGLATVYGIVKQNNGFINVYSEPGKGTTFKIYLPRHQGPATTSSPDPPVEIPLGRGETILLVEDEPAILKVGAMMLEGLGYRVLTADTPTSAMRLADAHVDKIHLLVTDVVMPEMNGRDLANQLKARCPEIRTLFMSGYTANVIAHRGVLDVGVYFIQKPFSRKDLGIKVRGILDETSPQASRQGVTK
- a CDS encoding TrkH family potassium uptake protein — translated: MTFWFQNRLRRAHPTNLLMMSYLAAIAVGTAALMMPGATVKGYIGVIDALFTATSAVCVTGLIVVDTGTYFTPLGQGVILFLIQIGGLGIMTISVALFQVIGKRVVFQQRMAMQEVFSHTPREDIYHLIRSVLYFTFAVETAGAVVLFVHWQPVYPVSEALYKAVFHSVSAFCNAGFSQFSNNLMADQASVMLNMTVCALIILGGIGFPVVYELYRGVVLRESSKVSIQTKSVIAASLGLILTGVLVILISEWNLLSSMGWWKGVLTAIFQSVTCRTAGFNTVDIASLNTATLLFMMFLMLVGASPGSCGGGMKTTTFTVLTAFSWSRLMRYKCVNLFGKTVPEDTVTKSISVLVFSLAAICVAVFLILFIDPDHGGRVQGNRQFLSFLFETVSAFGTVGLSMGITSMLTPAGKLVIVGLMIVGRVGVPAFTYIVAGGEATKGVRYAEENMMIG
- a CDS encoding sigma-54-dependent transcriptional regulator, producing the protein MISLGILIVDDDANIRKTLSYCLTAEGHDVTAVSNPADAVEEARRRSFDLAFVDLRLGEENGMDLIPVLASDSPWTQIVVITAHATIESAVDAMRRGAADYIVKPFTPDQVRFITQRIGRIRNLETEIAVLREGMPPPGPEDRLHSRNAGMQRVIETARKAAASEAIILLQGESGTGKSVFAKAIHHWSPRTGKPMAVVACPAVPADLLESELFGHAKGAFTGAIRHHPGRIAACEGGTLLLDEIGDMALPVQAKLLRFIQEKTYERLGETASRKADVRIIAATNVDLEKRVAEGRFREDLFYRINVIPLRIPPLRERPEDILPLAMDFLVHLCRENFKSILGFTRDAEKFLVSHDWPGNVRELRNAVERAVILGTGNRIATTDLPGGTVPTASAPAIGDRVPLSVIEELHIRRVIANTASLQEASEVLGIDPATLWRRRKVYGI
- a CDS encoding potassium channel family protein, translating into MKRFAVIGTGSFGYYVAKALYEAKNEVIAIDLSKERIQAIEPHCTSAIVQDVTDIEALKGLGLDEMDAVIVSTGADIKPSILICFHLSRMGIKRIIIKAEDDDHGEILKQLGATEIIRPGMDMAYRLALRLTSPNILEFLPLEEDYTIVQIDPPSSFIGKSLKELDLRKRYEINIIAVKELASDRFVMVPNADFTVKESDVLVILGREKDLKEIKELH